CTAGGTGAATTCACAGTCAAATAAACGGAGGCTGTGTCTATACTGGCAAGTACAGACTGATAGGAGTGGGTATGCAGAGCAGAGATACTGAATGTCAAGATCTTGATACACATATGTGCATTTCAGGTAGGACCTACTCCAGGTTACCTCTAGGAAAGTAATATGGATGAAGCACAATAGGTACGCATGAGGTACCTCTGCATCAGTATTCTAGTTAGGATCAGCAGCTCACTTTTGAAGGGAATCCTCTGATGGCTCCCACTTAGCATCCAGGCTCTCAGAGTCTGCATAATGGATTCCTTGTGAAGGAAGCCAAATCCACAGTTACATCCCCAGAACACACTCAGTATATTCAAATTCCAGTTGTCACTGCATCCATAGTGACAAAAGCTGGTCTGGACTGCCACATCAGTGGTGCGGATGTCAGATCTTCAGCTTTTTCTTCAGAACTTCTCATACTTGCCAATGCAGACAACAAGCTCAGACACATAAATATCCTGAGGCAAAGAAGCCATGACATAAGGTTTGGTGAGGTATAAACACTTCACAAGTGTAGCAAGGACTCAAATATCCTGGACCATGGTAAAAGCCACAAATAGGTGGTTATGCTATAGAGTGAGTTGTGAAACACTGTGCAGAATACACAGAACAACAGAGCTAGCTGGCACCTTCAGAGTTACTGCTGGACTTAGGAAAGCAAAACAAGTCGGACAAATGAACTCAAAAAGGCAGCTCACCGAGTGAACTCAATGCTCTGGAAAGAGGAGTGCACACAGTGCACCCATCTCAGTGCAGGACCAAGACACATCCAAGAACCCTCTTTAACCTCCCAGACACAATCCATCCTGCTTTACACCTAAGTGACATACCCTGACACCATGGCACACCTGTACCAAGGGGGCTGGCAGCTGTCTGCACGACTGCACAGCTGAGTAACCTATTTCAAAAGTGTCTGCAAACATAATTGTGAGAAGAGGCCTGCAAACACTAAGGAAACGCTGCTGCAAGCACATCTGCTGTAATGCCACCAGGAACTTGGTGGGACTCAGAATCACCAAAATATGGAATTggtcaggttggaaaagaccacagagggtcatctggtccaacttTCCTGCCCAAGCAGGGTTATCCTAGAGCATATGACACAGAATTGTGCCCAGATGGTTCTTGAGtgtctccagtgagggagactccacaacgCTTCTGGGCAATCTGTCCCAGTCCACAGTCACagtaaagttcttcctcatgttcacgTGGAgtttcctgtgcatcagtttctgcccattccctcttgtcctacTGCTTAGAACCACCAAGGAGAgtctggctccatcctcttgtCACCCTTCCTTTGGATATTTATAGACATTGATGAGGCCCCTTCCCAGCTGACTCTTCAGTCGACTCTTTTCATTTCACTacagctgccagctgtgagGTGTCAGCCACTGACACAGCGCAGGCCACCACCGCAGTCACTTCGTccccactggccccacggcaCATGGTGCCATTTTCCCCCTTGTTTTTGGCCAAGGACGAGGCTTGGATAACCCACCTGGGTGCCTGGCGGTGCGAGCGGGCTGAGCCACTGGGACATCACCGCCAGAAGGGGAGCTTAAACATTGCCTGCTTCCAACCCCcttgccgtgggcagggacacctcctaCTGGACCAGGtagctcagagctccatccagcctggccttgaacacctccagggatggggcatccaacttctctgggcaacctgttctagtgcctCATCCCCTCGCATagaagaacttcttcctaatacATAACCTAAACCTAAACCTACTCTCTCTCGGTTTGAAGCCATCCCCGCCTTGTCCTGTCAATACGTGCTCTTGTAGACACCCTCCGGTCCTTGGAGAGGTGTTTTAATTAGCAGCATCTCTGCATTCCTTACTCAACGTTACCGTACGGCAGACCCCCTCACAGGCGGCTGCGCACGCGCGAACCCCGCCGCTTCCCGCCCTCCCCGTTCCGACTCCCGCCGGAAGATGTCCCGTCCCCGCCGGGGGAGGCtgggccggcggcgggcgggacggggcggTGCCGCGGCGGTGCCCGGCTGTGGGCGGGTTCGAGGCTCGGGCTCGCCGCCTCCGCCAGCGCCGGCACGTCGCTGACACCCCCGCGAGGTAAGCGACCGCCGGCAGACCGGGGGGCGGGAGAGGGAGCGCTGAGGAAGTTGTTCTCCCCCACACTCCCCATCCCACCCGTGTCCCGCCGGGTCCCGTCACCCCCGGCTGCCCCGTGCCCGCtgccccccgcgcccccgcccGGGGCCGAGAGTCCAGCGGCGGCTCCTCCCCGGGCCTGCCCGCCGCTGTCGCGGGGGGAGCGGGCCGGCCGTGCCCAGTCGCGAGCGGGAGCCGTGGCGAGCGCCCGGCCTTATCCTGGCACTCCCGTCCTGCCCCCGGCGGCCCTGGGCGCGGGAGCTCCCGGCCGGGAGTGGGGTCCCACCGCCAGGCCCTGCCCCGGGAGGGCTGTCACCGCGGGGCGCTGGGGCGGCTGACAACGGGCCACGCTTGGAggccttcccttcccttcccttcccttcccttcccttcccttcccttcccttccctcccctcccctcccctcccctccccttctcttctcttcctcctgaGTTGTGCTGTAGGGGCTGCCAGGCGCTGCCGTGGCCCTTAGCCGGGACGGCTCAGGTTCGAGACACCCGCGCCCTGTCCAGCTGGTGGGCAACCTGCTTCAGCCCCTGCTCTAAGGACTGGAAGCTGTGGGGCTCGCGTTTCTCTGTTTTGTTCGTTtgttggtttggattttttgggtttgaggtttttgtttgctctatttttttttttcgggGTTTCcacccccccgcccctcccccccgtACTTCTTGCACCAAACCTTTCTTTGCTCGTGTTCTAGTTTGTTCCTGCACTTCTATGTCTTCCCTGCTTTCCATAATCCGGCTTTTACTAGAGGGTGACTTCTCCAGGGCAGAGACTGCCAGTTCTAGAATGTCAGGAAAAGACTTTGCTCTGTCGTACTCAgtaggaaagaaattactgtTCAAGAGCTCCGTGGGAGGAGAGTGTGTTTTTTAGTTGCCTGAGAAGGAGTGCCAGCGAGGGAAGTTTTGTACTTGTAAGTCTTCCCTGAGTGTGCCATGTCATGTCTGGAAAAAAACCGAAGAAGGTCCAGGTGTATACAGTGTCATGATATTCTCATGTTCTGAGGGTCGGTGTTGTGCTCTAAGAGACCAAAGACCTATTCAGCAAGTAGGGCTGCTGTTTTCAGGATGAGTGACCATACTGCATCTCGGTCGTGTTTCCTTTGGCTGGGGGAATCCCATAGGCTTGTGAGGTGTCGTGGAGCTCATGAGCCATTAGAATGTAGGCACGCAAATTCTACTACCTGCTCCTTAGGGTGAGACATGAAAATAATAGCAGCACAAAAAGTGCTATTAGAGATTTCTTCTCTGGGcggaatttaaaaaatatacctCAAATATGTGTTGTTTATCATGTATCTTCTTTAAAGGAGAAGGTCAGAAGACGGCACTGGTTTCTGGAATCTGAGTTTTTCATCAGCTTTTTAACAAAATTACCGGTTTTGCATGGTTAGAAATGCTTTCGTAAGTGGATAAATGAAAATGAGGTTAAGAACAATATAAAgtctaaagaaaagaaaaagtacagttgtttacattttccttttggATAATGATCAGTTATTAAAAGGAGCTTAACATAAATATCTTTCAAGTTTTTGGGGAAAGACATTCATTTGTCAATACTGGAAGTCATACTTTAGTTGCAGTGAACTGTAAGTGTCTGGTCTGTGTTACAAAACCAGTGAATTGTTCCTGTTTGACCTTAAAAATGTGTCAGATTTAACATCAGATCAGTTAAGGTTTGAAAAGCAATGTAGTTTTATAGAAACCTGTATATAATCTGTAAGTCTGTCAGTGACAAAAATTAATAGGTAATTCTTGATTGAAAAAGGTGATGTGGAAGTTCTGACCACTGAGTCTTCCAGTAAACTTTATTTTACAAAGTTATTAGTGAAacttttgaaactttttttttattattgaacAATTATTACCTATACCATAATACAGTAACGGTGTCTTTGAATAAGGGAACTGAAAAGTTTCACAAGTCAGAAATGTATATGAAAGGGATTATCAGCCAAATCTGTGAAGATATTTTTATCAAGAATTTCTGTTAGCTTTCAGTCTCTTGTGCAGAGTAACTTCTGCATCATTAACATCACTTCAATTCTCATGAAGACATTGTCTTTAACTGCCCAAGGCAAATGTCTCTCACAATTCTACTTTCTAGGCTTTCCATCTCTGATTTGTAGCTTAAGTCATATTAGAAGTTGTAggtggttgctgatgtctgtgaAGTTCTGCTGTAGCATCCACAAAACTTGGTAACTGAGTCTAATGGATTTATTCCTGTTGCTGTGAAGCACAGAGTTGACAGAAGTCCCATGTTTTTTGATAGCTCTAAAATAGAGCAGCACACTATTTTCTGGAAAAAGGTGGAAGGCTGAGAAACTTCCTATTGAATTATACTGTTAATTGCCACATTTCAAAAGGTATAAGGGTAGTGCTTAAGACAGCAAAGTGCCAAAAATAGTTGGATatggaaatacaaaataaaatgtgtctgttgtttttttggttggttgttggtttgttttttttttatttccttatcaATGAAACTCTAAGGCCAAGCATTATTTGAGGGGATGGAAGAGGATGGGAACTGAGAGTCTCGAGTAGGAAGTTGTGAAGTGTCTACTGCATGAacattttctgttcttcataGGTGGCATGAAACATCCTGTTTGTAAGCATATGCATAAGGAATGCTCTTGTCACACCTTGATAAGTTACTTTGGCCTAAACATCGATTGCCTCTTGTAAAAACCTGTAAGTAAAATGAGTGTCATTTGATTTGAGATTGCTTTAATGACTTGCTTTCTGATCACAGCATGATTTGGCTGTAAAAGGAAAGCgaatatataaaaatgaaaagttaCGATACTTGACAAAGAGTCTAAAAGCCGAGTCGCttgttttttttacagaaatggCAGCTCAGAAAAGGAAGTCTGCATTAGTGGAACCATCTGCTAAACGTCCAAAGCTGGACAAGAACAGCAAACCATCTTtgtcaaagaaggaaaaagaagtgtCGGATACAAAACATGGCTCAAATAAATCAAAGCCCAAtcagtgtgcagtgcaggagaAAGCTGTGCTCAAAACCTCTGTCAAGCCAAACAGGtcagtaacaaaaaaaattacGTAATTCTGCATTATCTTGATAGACTACATTAGTGCAGAAACAATCTAAGCAGAGGGAATCTGAGTTAAAGATACAGTAAATAGTTAAATAGTGCTAGAAGGGAGATCACATTTAAATCATTATGTATGCTGTTTGCtacatgatttttttctggaacCTTCTAAGTGCCTTGAAATCCAGAAAGACCTCCTtcaaaaatgtttctgaagCTAAAATAAATCTAATATTATCTTTCTATGTATATGTAACTCATACTTCATTTGAAAGTCACAAGTATCAGTGATTAAAAACTGCTAGAAATCTTACAAAGTATTCATCTGGGGTTCATAGTTCAGTCTTGCCATGCataaaaaacattaaacacAGCACTTAAGAGTAACTAGGTGGAAGTGAACACCTTTTTGGGATAATTCTTGAGCAAATTCTTCCAAAAATACTGGGAGTATAAGATctagtgtttttaaaaaagaaaagaaagaggcagaggaggaaTGAAAATTACCTTATGACAGATTCTGCTTTCTGgatgctgaaaaaaatataatttgacTCTTTCAGTGATAACACCAATGAACCTGAAGCAGGAACACGCATGACTACAAGATCATTAGCACTCAActcaaataataaaataataccTGGCAAAACAGTTCAACAGCAGCAGCCTAAATCTGCAAAAAATAAGGAGGTATGCCAGAAAAAATCTGTGCAAGAAATTCCTAAGTCAAAATGCTTAATTGCACCAAACGAGCCAGTAATGAGGAGATCACAGAGACTACAGCAGTTAACACATGTGCATGTTCCAGCAAGATCCCTGCGCAGCAGAGaagttaaagaagaaaaagtttcAGAAGGTAAGCACAGTAGCCAGGCAAAAAAACACACTCGGAGCATTGCAGCAAAACCACTGAAATCTGCTGGAgggaaaacagaacagaaaaacacaaagaTAAAGCCAAACAATACAAACGAGGATAAAGAAATACATGTAGAAGTGACCAGCTCTCTGAAAGAGAAGAAGTGTAAAGCGGACAATAAAAAGGATAATTCCAGTAGCTTTCAACCAAATCTTCAAGGGTCCTCGTCATGTCCTGCTGAGAGTCTTGAGGAAGTCAAGAAACACCAAACAGGCCCTGTATCTTCGAATTCTAGCAACACAAAGAAAGCGGAAACTGATTCTCTTAAACCAAATTCTACAACATCTAAGGAAAAGCAACAAACACATCAGAACATAAAACCCagtacaaaaccaaaaaacacttCACAGCCATCTGTAAGTGAGACAAATGTGGCTGATCAACCAGAGAATGATGCAAAATCCAAAAGGGTGAGCATCCTTGAACTTTGTGAAGAAATTGCAGGTGAGATAGAGTCAGATACAGTAGAAGTGAGAAAAGATTCCCCTAATGCAGAGGATagcaaagcagaagaaaagcatGATGAGACGCAGTTACAGCAAAGTGAAATGCTTACTCAAAAAGAACCCAATCAAAGTACTCAGTGCAAACGGTTTTTCCCTAGCAAAAAAGCAATGCCTGTCAAATGCACTCTGAATGGTAGAAATAACTCCTCAAACAAAAACTCTAAATGGACCAAAATTAAATTGCTGAAAGCTAGTAATGTGAAGCAAAGTAACTCAAATTTTCCAACTGTCCCCAAgcttccttttttaaaagatttccCTGAAGTTTCAGAGGCAAGTCAAATGGTTGCAGAAGCAGAGCTTTCAAAGGCACAAAGCAAGCTGTCAACAAGACTCTTTGAGAATGAAAGTACAACTTGTGCACGGGAGAAATCACATCCTTCTGAAAGAGCTGAAGCTAAAGAAGTGACATTAGAAACAAAACAGCCCACAAGGAAAGGTGCAGAAAATGGTCTGTTGCCTAACTTGACGAAACATTTATGTGAGCCAAGACCAGATGAGGTAAGTTATTTTAATTATGTTGTATAGTGGGAGGGTGTTCTAAATCTGTTCTGTTTTCTGAGAATCCCATGCTCAGAATTGTTTTAACAATAACTTCATTTTACAGTAACTTAAAATTTTCAAGTGTATTAGAGATCTACTGCTGTGTTGTTACAGATGGGTGATAGTAAGTTGAAAAATTAATTGATTCCACCCTCCTGGATTCTGTTGTTAACTAAATGTTGATCAATGAAATTTTGTGCTGGAGCCAAAGGTTGTATGGATTCATATGGACACTTCAGCTTCTGTAGctgtttttttttgcaaaggtATATTACACTTTTGGAGTAAATGAACCTGTTTTCCTCTCATTTCCTTATCTGAATGAGTTTCTACTAAAATTTAAGATTTTAAGGATAATTGTGTTCTATAGGAAATATTTTACAAGCTTgtatataaaatgaaaaagtttttttttttgtaaacttaATACCACAAACTTCAATATGAACTAGCTAATAAGTTACATTTTGTCTGCTTAAATTAACATAAAACTGATGCTGTACTCAAAATATTAATACTTAGTTCAGTTACTAGTTTTATTAGTAGGTTAAAGGCATTGAATAATTTGGACACTTTTTAgtttaatattttctcttttgcttaGAACTTTCGGTTACATTTGGAATCAAGTCCAGAAAGTTCTCCTGTAAAGTGTGTTACAGCTCCTAGACCaccaaaacaattaaaaaaagaaccCAGAGAAAGTGAACCTCAAGGTAACTGTCTACTACAGATTTCTCCACTTGGTTTGATCAGTTCTGTGGGAAGGATAAGTCTCCCTGTAAGAGGAGTGCTTCACAGAGTAAGGCATAGCTGGCTCAGAACTAAACTTCAGGAGTTGGAACTTTTAAGCAGGAGGTTTTGGTATTGCTTTGTGTCACACCCAGGGCCACTTGAATAGCACTGAAATGTGCTTTCTTCTCTGGGCTGTGGAGTAGGAAAGAGGAGAAACCCAACcaaattctttccttttccatgtAATAAAGCAGTAAAACTTGCATATTTCAGTTGGCTTCTTCTCTTGGCTTGGGTTTTGTTAATTCTCTGCTCTGTTTCCTTTGAATAAGTATctgcatttgtttcttttaaatttgtCTACTTGATCTTAACCAAATTATTGAGTAATCACTCCTGTTTTTATTACAATAGTCTTCATTTATCAGCATGTAAATGCAGTTTGTCAAAGCTTATGATGAGTGTGATGTGAATATTTTGACTGAAGTACATTTGACTAAGAAATACTGTCAATAAATCACTAAGTTGTCTCttcattaattttgttttctgttctttgtggtgaggggtttgttttggggttttcatgTATCTTTTTTCAATCTGAATCTTAGTTTGAGTGCACTGTTTTATATTCAGCTTTACTAAATAGTTAGAGATTTTTTCCTGTCATTGTAGGATACTTTTGAAGGGTAGCTGCTCTTAATTTCTattacagaatttttaaaaaaattctttttttgctgtttttgattgtttcttttcctgaagTATTGCAGAACATGCCTCAGATGGGGGCATACTGTACATTTATGATTCTAATAAAATACAGACAGCTATTTATATGTGTGTCAGTATAAACATATTTAAACTCCTGTGTAGTTTACTGCTGGCCTTGTTTAGCTTCTGGCAAACTGTCCTGCAGAACTGCTGTCAAAATGTTGGagaaaaatgccttttattttttttaagtatactTGGAGAAACATGCGAACACttgaaaacttgatttttttttaattggccATGAACAGATTGTTTTGAATATGTTTTTTGAAAATCACTGTGTAACTCAAATTTCCTTTGCAACTAAAAACTTTATAATGAAGTTATAATCTTTGATTAATTGTAGATTTGGCTTCCACGCAGTTGATGCAAACTTCAGTAACAAGTCCAACTTCTGAATCTGAGAACAGGTATGGCATTTCATACATTAGGAAATTACAGTAACCTTGCATGGGTAGAGTTATGAgagaatttattaaaaaacagttttctccCAGCCTCAGTTTTCAGTTTCAAATAAGTGACTTGTCCTTTGTAAAAACAGACTTCTATTTTATCCCATTGTTTAGGGATGTGTTTGCTTtgctaagaaaataattaagatATTTGTAGCTgcatatttatttcaaaaagtATTATTTAACAGAGTTGGAAAAACATTTATACTGGTCTCTTCCTTAAATCAGATGAGAACCAGGGAATAGGGAAAGGATTTGCCATGTGATTTTCATGTACTGAATTATTTCACTTATGTCTGGAGGAGTTTTTCTACTCCTTGTACTATGGGAGTGTTGTACATGGGAACTTTTTTTAGGCGAGGAGCAGGGGATTTAATTCAGAATTTTGTGATTGCTGTGAAATGAAGGTGTCAGCAgccattttaaaagaaaaagttctTAGTACTAAATTTATCTTACAGTTCAAGTTTGTATTTTAGCCTTAATCACATTGACTGTTACCATTTTTGAGCAATTCTGACATAGGCTCTGGTTTTAGCCAATTACAAGCttaagacaaaaaaattctttgtaCCTGATACCTTGAGCAGCAGCATTGGTCAGTGTGTTGTTACTGTTTTCTATATTCATAATGGggacaagaagaaatgtttTGAGGTAATTTTCAGTATGTCTCTGAGGCCAGAACAATTCTGGCTAACCAGTCCTTTTGTACATGTTGAAAAACTACTGCTGTGGAACTTGAGAGAAGATGGTTGGTAAGGTAGACGCAAAGTAGTTAAATGAGTGGTTTAAAATGTATTGATAAGCACTGCAATaactttttgatttttttttatttttattctcaaCTGCCAAACAGGTTTATAGTATCTACTTAAATTTGTTACCTTTATTACCTGAACAAGCTCATGTTGATTTACTGTTATTCggatatatattttaattctgaGACCTTTCTTACCCTACCTTCTATATGATATTCAATATTTAAGCCATCATTCTTTCTGTGGTAATCCTGTCATAACATAGAGTAATGTGTTACCTGTGTGCATATCTACCGTGTAGTTCTCTTTAGGGCTTTGTAGGAAAAGGTTGCAGCAGGAATAGTCAAACCTTGAAGTAGCTACATAAGGCAAATTTTAGGGCACatgaagggaataaaaaaattcaCCCTGATTTAGCACGAAatgctcttttaaaaatgtctggcaagagttatttttttaaaaagctcatTGGATTAACCTGCTGCCTGTGCTACAGGAGGTGCCACAATTAAGTTTggtcagaaacagaaaaatatgtaaataccTAGTTGAAGTATGggtatttttgtgtgtgttttgcttTGGCAATCTCTACGAGTTTTATCCAAACCTGGaacaaatgtcttttttttttttccctgaatatAGGAGCAAGTTCATAGAATGGTTTTGGTGATAGTTTATTGTATTTTCCAGTGTTTCTTTCAGCTGTGACAAGGAGAGGTTTAAACTGAGTCAGATTGCTGTGTTACTGATGCATTTATTCCTGGGGTCTTCCTCCCTTCACGGCCACCTGTTAGAAGATAATATGTTTTAATTGTGGGGATTTGATATCTGACCTAGATTTGTGAGAATATATTTACATGGTCTGCTTTAGCAGCCTGACTTAATGATACCTAAATCTTACTTTGAAAATAACATTAGGCACCATCAGTCATGCTCTGAAAGTGCCTCTTTTAAATGCTGGTGACAATGGTTGAGACTAACCTACCCACttgataataattttttttttcagaaaaaatctTGTAATTTGGCCAGTTACAAATGGTGGTTTTTGATTGatccttttatttccttatcTTTTCATTTGAATTGTATGTTAAAATATACAGGactgtgttttatttaattaatttggaTTTGCGTCTTGGTAAAGTTAGTACTAATCACAACATTTTGAGTATCTAGCATGATGTGTATAAGCAGTTccatttttaatatgaaatatatttgtGTTTCGAGGGCTCCATTGTCAAATCCTTCATTAACATCAAAGTGCAGTAACTTGCCATCATCTGAGGAACCTATTCAGAAGCtaaaagaagcaggaaaagaTGGTGATAAGCAGTTGATCACAGTAAGTAATACCATTTTAGTAAGGCTTAGAGCTTCTTGAAGAAATTATCACCGAATTTACAGTGGTGTGGTTTAACCAACTTGTCTAAAAATCATTACTCATACATACTACTTATCACCATTGTAAATGACTTGTAAAAGTAGAACCTGTACTAGATTGCCATTCAGTGTGGATAGGAAAATGGTGGCAGCAAGCCTTAATGTTTAACATTTcttgttaaaataaatttctgcaATTTTTAAGTAGAATgttttttcattgaaaatagGGAGAGTGAATATGCCTTTATTTATATGTAAATTCTCACTTTCTTAAAGTTTCAGAATTATAGGGGGAGGTGCGTCTGGTAGATTGTGTGCAGAATTAGTATCAATAGATTTGTTCCTGTGTCATTACAGTGTCCGTTCTTTTGAGACCAAATTAAAGATTTCCAGTGCATGCACTTATTTTTGCCATAGTATTTAAGCAGTAGTACCAGTTGGGTTATTTATTCTTACCCTTTTGGCTATTAGCTACAAAATGCAGGTAACAAGAAAACGTGAAATGAGAAGGGAGTGACACAGTTTTTTGTTGTCTTGTAGGATCACACAACTTGATTGTGAGGCAGTTGGAGTTCTTGATTTTGTTTTCGTTTGCGTTTTCAATAACGCACATGTCAGGTAATCCTTGAGAAATGAAAGGCTAGAGAGGGAGAGGAATCCAGACCATTAGGAAGGAAGGAGTTTTCTTATGCTAACTCTAACTTACATAATTGAAGGTGTTACTAAGTTGTTATTTTTTCATGTAGTACATGGACTATACACATGAAAATATTAACTGAAATAGACCCAAATGAATTCTGAACACTCTGTTATATccatactgaaatattttaaaatcagagcTTCTAAGAACTAAAGTGATAAATATATCCTCCAGTTGTCTGATGTTATTCAAATCTAGGCATGTGAATGCCCAGCCACGGGATAACTGAACTGTATCTAAAATTTAAGAGGATTTTAGTAACTGCCTCTTTGAAATCCATTTTACCAATAGAATTAAAATGAGTTATTAAATATCTTAACTGCATTAAAAGGACTATAAGAATATcccttttaatttctgtgaagTGAACTTAATTTTTACTCATACAGTAATAGAACTTGGCGGAAAAGTTGCTAGGATctttgacatgaagaaataCAGAACTTCCTGCTTGGCTACTGAAGAGGGCTTGTGTATTTTCTTTGCAGTGTTTATTATACAAGGAGATTTTTTGTGAGCTACCGATTATGCTGGGAGTATCCTTATATTCAGCTAGAATTAGGAGAGTAATCTTTTCTTCAGGTATACAACAATAAAAGCTATTTACCaagcaaaattttaaagaaaggtTCATTGATGAAGAACAGTGGAGAAAATGAGGAAGAATGGGAGAGACTCGGTTTGTGGTTTTCTGTGGGTATTTCTGGAAAATGCAAGTGGATATTTAATTTCAACAGCTTCACAATATCTTACACATTTCAGCACTTCATACAAATCTAATTCACTTTGATTTCATTGAGTTCAGAGTAGGCTTTTTATTGTGTGGAAAGGGCTTTTTAATAATGCCTATATTTCAGTTTACCAAGACAACATTAGGTAGAGTGTAGGTCTGTTATTCTTTTACCTTGGGGAAAACTGCTCTTTTG
This sequence is a window from Anomalospiza imberbis isolate Cuckoo-Finch-1a 21T00152 chromosome 1, ASM3175350v1, whole genome shotgun sequence. Protein-coding genes within it:
- the ESCO1 gene encoding N-acetyltransferase ESCO1 isoform X4, encoding MAAQKRKSALVEPSAKRPKLDKNSKPSLSKKEKEVSDTKHGSNKSKPNQCAVQEKAVLKTSVKPNSDNTNEPEAGTRMTTRSLALNSNNKIIPGKTVQQQQPKSAKNKEVCQKKSVQEIPKSKCLIAPNEPVMRRSQRLQQLTHVHVPARSLRSREVKEEKVSEGKHSSQAKKHTRSIAAKPLKSAGGKTEQKNTKIKPNNTNEDKEIHVEVTSSLKEKKCKADNKKDNSSSFQPNLQGSSSCPAESLEEVKKHQTGPVSSNSSNTKKAETDSLKPNSTTSKEKQQTHQNIKPSTKPKNTSQPSVSETNVADQPENDAKSKRVSILELCEEIAGEIESDTVEVRKDSPNAEDSKAEEKHDETQLQQSEMLTQKEPNQSTQCKRFFPSKKAMPVKCTLNGRNNSSNKNSKWTKIKLLKASNVKQSNSNFPTVPKLPFLKDFPEVSEASQMVAEAELSKAQSKLSTRLFENESTTCAREKSHPSERAEAKEVTLETKQPTRKGAENGLLPNLTKHLCEPRPDENFRLHLESSPESSPVKCVTAPRPPKQLKKEPRESEPQDLASTQLMQTSVTSPTSESENRAPLSNPSLTSKCSNLPSSEEPIQKLKEAGKDGDKQLITVYNNKSYLPSKILKKGSLMKNSGENEEEWERLGLWFSVGISGKCKWIFNFNSFTISYTFQHFIQI
- the ESCO1 gene encoding N-acetyltransferase ESCO1 isoform X3: MAAQKRKSALVEPSAKRPKLDKNSKPSLSKKEKEVSDTKHGSNKSKPNQCAVQEKAVLKTSVKPNSDNTNEPEAGTRMTTRSLALNSNNKIIPGKTVQQQQPKSAKNKEVCQKKSVQEIPKSKCLIAPNEPVMRRSQRLQQLTHVHVPARSLRSREVKEEKVSEGKHSSQAKKHTRSIAAKPLKSAGGKTEQKNTKIKPNNTNEDKEIHVEVTSSLKEKKCKADNKKDNSSSFQPNLQGSSSCPAESLEEVKKHQTGPVSSNSSNTKKAETDSLKPNSTTSKEKQQTHQNIKPSTKPKNTSQPSVSETNVADQPENDAKSKRVSILELCEEIAGEIESDTVEVRKDSPNAEDSKAEEKHDETQLQQSEMLTQKEPNQSTQCKRFFPSKKAMPVKCTLNGRNNSSNKNSKWTKIKLLKASNVKQSNSNFPTVPKLPFLKDFPEVSEASQMVAEAELSKAQSKLSTRLFENESTTCAREKSHPSERAEAKEVTLETKQPTRKGAENGLLPNLTKHLCEPRPDENFRLHLESSPESSPVKCVTAPRPPKQLKKEPRESEPQDLASTQLMQTSVTSPTSESENRAPLSNPSLTSKCSNLPSSEEPIQKLKEAGKDGDKQLITDGGQKRFGAISCNICGMLYTVSNPEDETQHLLFHNQFISAVKYVVLLIIHHECGSEEELITSIFLSMFILQIHTT
- the ESCO1 gene encoding N-acetyltransferase ESCO1 isoform X1, with the protein product MAAQKRKSALVEPSAKRPKLDKNSKPSLSKKEKEVSDTKHGSNKSKPNQCAVQEKAVLKTSVKPNSDNTNEPEAGTRMTTRSLALNSNNKIIPGKTVQQQQPKSAKNKEVCQKKSVQEIPKSKCLIAPNEPVMRRSQRLQQLTHVHVPARSLRSREVKEEKVSEGKHSSQAKKHTRSIAAKPLKSAGGKTEQKNTKIKPNNTNEDKEIHVEVTSSLKEKKCKADNKKDNSSSFQPNLQGSSSCPAESLEEVKKHQTGPVSSNSSNTKKAETDSLKPNSTTSKEKQQTHQNIKPSTKPKNTSQPSVSETNVADQPENDAKSKRVSILELCEEIAGEIESDTVEVRKDSPNAEDSKAEEKHDETQLQQSEMLTQKEPNQSTQCKRFFPSKKAMPVKCTLNGRNNSSNKNSKWTKIKLLKASNVKQSNSNFPTVPKLPFLKDFPEVSEASQMVAEAELSKAQSKLSTRLFENESTTCAREKSHPSERAEAKEVTLETKQPTRKGAENGLLPNLTKHLCEPRPDENFRLHLESSPESSPVKCVTAPRPPKQLKKEPRESEPQDLASTQLMQTSVTSPTSESENRAPLSNPSLTSKCSNLPSSEEPIQKLKEAGKDGDKQLITDGGQKRFGAISCNICGMLYTVSNPEDETQHLLFHNQFISAVKYVGWKKERILAEYPDGKIIMVLPDDPKYALKKVEEIREMVDNDLGFQQTPLMCYSRTKTLLFISNDKKVIGCLIAEHIQWGYRVIEEKVPEISSENEKVIFERQKAWCCSTSPEPAICGISRIWVFSMMRRKKIASRMIECLRSNFIYGSYLSKEEIAFSDPTPDGKLFATQYCGTGQFLVYNFLNGQHQT